One genomic window of Actinoplanes lobatus includes the following:
- a CDS encoding DUF6885 family protein, with the protein MANVDTARLWGSQSATALEHYLNTGDDSDGPPPEWQVGHFVALYGTLTGERGTLVAVADTYPSLGDNGRLLQPASRVAAALARDRPGTGGVLVVVASHSVSEAEQAIQRAGLQTVWWFN; encoded by the coding sequence ATCGCAAATGTCGACACCGCCCGGCTTTGGGGAAGTCAAAGTGCGACAGCCCTGGAACACTATCTGAACACCGGCGATGACTCCGACGGGCCACCTCCAGAGTGGCAGGTGGGGCACTTCGTCGCACTTTATGGAACTCTGACCGGTGAGCGCGGAACCCTCGTGGCGGTCGCCGATACTTACCCGTCGTTGGGTGACAACGGTCGCCTGTTGCAGCCTGCCTCCCGTGTGGCGGCGGCTCTCGCCCGCGATCGGCCGGGTACCGGAGGCGTCCTCGTTGTAGTTGCCAGCCACTCGGTTTCCGAAGCGGAGCAAGCCATTCAGCGAGCGGGCCTGCAGACGGTCTGGTGGTTCAATTGA